One Nerophis lumbriciformis linkage group LG21, RoL_Nlum_v2.1, whole genome shotgun sequence DNA segment encodes these proteins:
- the LOC133621021 gene encoding palmitoyltransferase ZDHHC3-like has protein sequence MRSPSHRTRDIERQAGYLKPEHCAPPPPQGSSGTMWFIRDGCGIVCAVITWMLVFYAEFVVVFVMLWPAKSLAYSLFNGVIFNSLAFLALASHAKAMCTDPGAVPKGNATKEFIESLQLKPGQVVYKCPKCCSIKPDRAHHCSVCKRCIKKMDHHCPWVNNCVGENNQKYFVLFTMYIALVSFHALAMVAFHFVFCFEDDWSKCSTFSAPATVILLILLCFEGLLFLIFTAVMFGTQVHSICSDETGIEQLKKEERRWIKKSKWMNLKVVFGHPFSVAWLNPFATPDHGKADLYQYIV, from the exons ATGAGGAGCCCGTCTCATCGCACCAGGGACATCGAGCGTCAGGCTGGCTACCTGAAGCCTGAACACTGCGCCCCTCCCCCGCCCCAGGGCAGCTCCGGCACCATGTGGTTCATCCGCGACGGCTGCGGCATCGTGTGCGCCGTCATCACCTGGATGCTGGTCTTCTATGCAGAGTTTGTGGTCGTGTTCGTGATGCTCTGGCCCGCCAAGAGCCTGGCGTACAGCCTCTTCAACGGCGTGATCTTCAACAGTTTGGCCTTCCTCGCCCTCGCCTCGCACGCCAAGGCCATGTGCACTGACCCG GGAGCTGTGCCCAAAGGAAACGCAACCAAAGAATTCATCGAAAGCCTCCAGCTCAAACCAGGACAGGTGGTCTACAAGTGTCCTAAATGCTGCAGCATCAAGCCTGACAGGGCTCATCACTGCAG TGTGTGCAAACGGTGCATCAAAAAGATGGACCACCACTGTCCTTGGGTCAACAACTGTGTCGGGGAGAACAATCAGAAATACTTTGTGCTCTTTACG ATGTACATCGCATTAGTATCCTTCCATGCATTGGCCATGGTGGCGTTCCATTTTGTTTTCTGCTTCGAAGACGATTGGTCAA AGTGCAGCACCTTTTCTGCACCAGCAACTGTCATCCTGCTCATCCTGCTGTGCTTCGAGGGGCTTCTGTTCTTAATCTTCACCGCCGTCATGTTTGGGACACAGGTCCACTCCATCTGCAGCGACGAGACA GGCATCGAGCAGCTAAAAAAAGAGGAAAGAAGATGGATCAAAAAGTCCAAATGGATGAACTTGAAAGTGGTGTTCGGTCACCCGTTCTCCGTTGCCTGGCTGAACCCGTTTGCCACACCTGACCACGGCAAGGCGGACTTGTACCAGTACATCGTGTGA